The sequence cgtaggacttgacatccctggtcagagtgggccaccaataagatctagaaaccagatccttagtgccctcaatacccggatgtccacaaaaggcagaatcgtgacactcacccaacagctggagacgaaattgtacgggaacaaacaacttatctgttggggtggatgccggtgccagatgttgttcagccttaatgcgagccgagatatcctgggttagagccgctaagaagatgtttgctggtaggatggattcaggcggcgtctcagtgggttgaaaagcatggaagctccgagataatgcgtctgccttcacatttttacttcccggcctgaacgtaatggagaaatcaaaacgggtaaaaaacagagcccatcgggcttgtcggggattcaacctcttagcggactcgagaaacattaggtttttatggtcagtgacaacagttactcgatgccttgccccctccaaaaaatgtctccactcctcaaatgcccatttaatggccaacagctccctattccctatgtcgtagtttctctccgtgggagagaatttcctagagaagaaggcacacggtctcagtttagtgaggctagcaggaccttgtgaaaggactgctcctgcgccgtcctcggacgcatccacctccacaataaagggtctctcctgatcaggctggatcagaatgggagcgctactaaatgccttttttaatgtttcaaatgaagaaatggccttggtagaccaattctccaaatccgcccctttcttagtaaggtcggtcaatggcttagcaattacagaaaaattcatgataaatttacggtagtaatttgcgaaacccaaaaaccgttgtaaagcctttaaggatgaaggccttacccattccttaattgctaaaaccttaccaggatccatcttaaaggcgtgaggagtcaaaacatgccctagaaacagtatctcctgtacaccaaagacacatttctcttgcttagcggatagctggttctccctcaacacctctaatacttgtttgacatgggacacatgagattcgaaatcaggagagaatatcaaaatgtcgtcaagatagacaataataaatttacctaagaactccctaagaatatcgttcattaagttttggaacacagctggggcattgctgagtccaaaaggcatcacctgatattcaaagtgtcctatcggagtattgaacgctgtcttccattcgtctccctccttgattcggattagattgtatgcccctttcggtcaatcttggaaaaccaggttgcccccaaaacctggttaaataaatccggaatcaatgggagagagtatctattttggacagtgattttatttaatctccggtaatcaatacaaggcctaagaccaccatccttctttttaacaaagaaaaaccctgctcccataggagagactgaaggtctaatatgccctttagcaaggctctccttaatataatcttccatagccttgcgttcgggccctgaaagattataaattcgacctttaggaaattcagcaccctcaattagctctatggcgcaatcataaggtctatgggggggtagaacctctggagtaagggacgagaacacatcagaatattccttaataacagagggtaatgtattagaccttactgaaaccccagcctggaccacggacaagcatgagtcacacttaggtccccatttcaccaactctcaagTGtggaaaaagaacactggatgtcagatattttttggatcagCACACTTTactctggagatgtggcgcagctaatgttacTGCCcttagtggacaccgtctacggaaaaagtacactggatgtcagatttttttttgatgTGCAAACTTTACATtgaagatgtggcgcagctaatgttacTGTGCGCAGCAAACACCATCTAtggaagtacactggatgtcagatattttttggatgcgcacactttacactggagatgtggcgcagctaatgtcactgtccgcagcgaacaccgtctactgaaaaagtacactggatgtcagattttttggggatgggcacactttacactggaaatgtggcacagctaatgtcactgtccgcaccggacaccgtctacggaaaaagtacactggatgtcactgatattttagggatgctcacactttacacaggagatgtgtcgCAGAGAATTTAActttccgcagcggcctattagatgctatttagcacaggatgcgcaaaaaaaatatactgctgctgtcacacacaatagactTTTGTGTCTCTGAAAAGtatttctaataaaaatcttccaataacactgtctacactctgtcccttcctatgcacaactctccctaagggctcatgcacacgacagtattttgcgttccgtatacggaccgtattttgattccgtatacggtccgtatacggaaccattcatttcaatgggtccgcaaaagatgcggacagcactctgtgtgctgtccgcatccgttgctctgttccgtgaccccgcaaaaagtatgagacatgtcctattcttgtccgttttgcggacaagaataggcatctctataatgggcctcctgttccgttcagcaaattgcggaaggcacacgggcggcatccgttttttgcggatccgcaaattgcggaccgcaaaaaaaggcacgtccgtgtgcatgagccctaagactgagcaatttagcgcaggttgcgttacaaacatatattgctgctattacacacaatattccttaaaaggacttttgggtctctgaaaagtttttgtaagaaaaatcttccaataacactccctacactgtctatcccttcctatgctcagctttccctgactaaaactgagccgaacacgtatcatcgggtgctttatagcacccggtgACAtgctctggccagccaatcactgtaatgccagtagccaacatcgctacggcattacagtgcgtgccagtacctccctgaatgtttattggctgcatagcaggcaAAAAAaaggtgcagggaggagactcgagcattgcgctcgagcacatgtggtacttggccaagtaccgccatgtgccgagcatcgagatgctcgagccgaacaggtatttggccgagcatgaTTGATCATCACTAGTTAATTcacttttttcataaataaataaaaattacaataagtaaataaattcatttaaaaaatcataaaaattaataaaaagtgaaatgcagaaaataaaaaatttgaaagttATAGGAATAGTTACTAGTATTAGCAAATAGTATAGCAGACTGTGTACACACATACATCCCCCTTTTTCATTCgtataaaagtaaaataaaaaatatacatatattaatttttgcaatagtatagtggaatttgtgtgtgtaaaatacaaacatatgcaattttttttcctttttgcttttgctttcttaattaaaaaaaatatatataggtattCGTTTTAGATATATTTATGATAGCAAGATATTTTTTCTGCATGAACTATATACTAAATGTTTTCTGGGGAAAAATATTGACAGCATTCTCAGGATagttcattaatatctgattCATGGGGTTCCAACACCTATCACAGCCACCGTTCAACTGATTGAAGAGACTAAGAGACTTCATTATGTAGTGGATATGCTTGGAATTGCATAATAGACACACTTACATGAGTGTGACTGAGCtacgcctaggtcatgtgactcagGATACACTGGCTTAGTTAGAGGCCTAGATACGGACTCTTCAAATTACTAATTAGCAGGGGTGCTGGCAGTTTTATCACACCAATCAAATATTAATGACCTTTTCTTTGAAGTTAAGGTGGAgggcctatcagtgattgacagctaataCAGTCTTAGAGGGAagtctgtcaatcactgataggaccgcctcctcgacTTTAAAGCAAAGAATGAGCAAGAAATTAAAATGAATGAAATCCGAgttatattgaatcttttcccacaaaactatttaataatttgctctgcatctcctgctctatagcatgttCCCTTTAAGTATCAACAGATAAATGCTGATTTACAAATGTCATAAAAACATACCTGTGAAATGACATTATCTATAGGTGGACAGTTCTTTAAATTTTCACTTCCAATGCCAGAATCATCAGCATCTATTAGACTGTCAACTGGAACATTGTGCTGAGGTTTAAGAAATGCAAATTCCTGGTCATGTGGATCGAGAGTTACACAAACATCATAGGAATATGGCAGAGGTAATGTTCCATTGTTGAACTGTGAAATGAATCTGGGATCAACTGGTGGATATAGATTTGTACTCATAGATCCAAATGTGGTAGAAGACTTTGACTCTTTATATTTGGAGACAACTGCAATAATCACAGTCAACATAAAGAGAAATGAAATCAATGCCAAGGCTATTACCAAGTAGAATTGTAGGTTGGACTGAGATTCTTCTTTGTTAGACTGACTGCTCAGCTCAGGAAGGATCTGATGAAAATGACCTGCAATCACCATGTTTATAGTGACTGAAGCTGAGTGGGATGGAATCCCATTGTCTTTTACTAGAACCACAATTCCATGTTTCATGATGTCTCTTTCTTGAAATAAATGTGAAGTCCTTATCTCCCCTGTGTGCTGGTCAATGGTGAAGAGTGATGGTTCtgaagactgtaaaaagtaagacAACCAGGCATTGTGTCCAGAGTCAGCATCCACTGCCACCACTTTAGATACTAAAGATCCTTTTTCAGAAGTCCAAGGAACCATCTCAAATGTTGAACTATCAACCTCTGGTGATGGGTAGAGAATAATTGGTGAATTATCATTCTGGTcgactatatatatttttagtgttgTACTGCTGTTCAGAGATGGGGATCCACTGTCTCTGGCAATGATTTGGATATTAAATTCTTTATGTTTCTCATAATCAAATGACTGTTGAGCATAAATGACCCCAGTTATgggatttatagagatatagtaatACAGGGAATCTTCTTTATTAGCTTTGGTCATTATAGAATATGTTATCTTAGAATTGTCTTCACTGTCCATATCTCTTGCTTGAATACTAAATATTGAAGCTCCTGGtaaattattttctgtcacaaaTGCAGAGTACATCAACTTTTCGAACACTGGTGCATTGTCATTGATATCTGATATACTGAGTTGGATTACTTTTCTAGAACTCATTTCAGGAGAACCTCTGTCTGAGGCTTGTATTGTGATGTTGTAGGATGATGTTTTTTCCCTATCTAGAGCACTCTTTGTAATAATTTTATAGAACTTTCCAGTTGATGATATTAACTCAAATGGTAAATCACCTTTTATTGCACATTGAACTtcaccattttctcctgagtCACGGTCATGAACTTTAATCAGAGCCACTACAGTTCCAGGGTTGGAATCCTCAGGAATATGATCTGATGATGAGGTTATAGTAATCTCAGGAGCATTGTCATTTTCATCTGTTATTTCTATTAAAACTTTAACATGAGCAGCTAGGCCTCCTCCATCTTGCGCTTGCACAGAAATTTCATAATAATTTCTTACTTCATAATCTAAGTTTCCCCATGTTCTAATTTCTCCATTTTGGGAATCAACAAGAATATTATCTACTGTGGTACTAATAGAGTAAGTGATCTGTGCATTGATGCCTTCATCATCATCACTTGCACTGACCTGCAGAATAGTTGAATTCACTGGTATATTTTCCCTAACACTTACTTTATATACATCCTGTGTAAATACTGGGGAATTATCATTGAAGTCAGTTATAATGATATTTATTAATGCAGTGCCTGTCTGTACAGGATTTCCACCATCAGAAGCTGTTAGAATGAGTTCATGCTTGTCTTGTGTCTCTCGGTCTAGAGGTTTCTCTAGTATGAGCTCTGGAAATACACTGCCATCAGAGCTGACCTTCTCTCCAAGAGCAAAATACTGATTTGTACTGAGTTTGTAGCTTATCAGAGAATTAATACCTATATCCAAATCTTCTGCATTTTGTAAAACAAAGTTTCTTCCTAGAGAGGACAATTCTCTCATTTCTAATGTCAATATGTTATGACGAAATTTTGGAGGATTGTCATTTATGTCCTGAATATCAATCTTAACATTGAAGACATTTAGTGGATTTTCTACCACAGCATCAAATGTAAGGACACAATCAGCTGCAGCTCTACACAATGTCTCCCTGTCTATCCTATCAGCAATGTATAGATTTCCATTATCCAGATTTATACTGAAATATTTCTCTGACAGATCAGATACAATGTGTAATTTTCTACTGGAGAGATCCTTAACATTTAATTGAAGATCGTTTGCAAAATTTCCAACAATTGAACCTTTTCTTAATTCTTCATTAATAGAATAATGaatctgacaaaagactgaatgacaCATCCaggaaaataaaaattgaaatatTACTTGCCATCTGAGTCCTTTGATTAATTGTCCTTCCTGCAGTTTTAATCCAGCCATCCTTCTTCCTACCAGAAATATAACAGTGGAGTTTCTTGTTATAATCCAGTGGAATTACAGAATCAGAGAGAGGTCTTTCTTCTTAGGAGTCTGAACCATGTCACATCCTAGTGTGAAATGCTGTGTATTTCTTCTTTCTGTTGAACACTGTCTACATCATGGAGGTGATTCTGGATTTGTAGAATATTTTCCTTATTGGTGAACAGCGGCGCTCTGAGGCGTATATCGGGAACTACAGCATCAGTTACTTAACTTCATTGCCATCAGAGTCTATTTAAGTATTTGTAGTTCAAAAGAAATAGCATATATGCAATAATATCAAAATATAATTGGCCCACAGGCAagatataattataaaaaaaaactttaatataaaaagcataaataaaTAGAATGCATACCATCTCAGCTTAACTGAATCTGATCAAAATCTGCTGAAAAAACTCCTTGGCCCACATCAGCACAAATCTAAAATGTGAAAAATTCCAGAGCTTCCTAAAGTCttatggggttatttatcaaactggtgtaaagtagaactggcttagttgcccatagcagccaatcagattccacatttcaatttttcacagctcctttggaaaatgaaaggtggaatctgatggtggttgctatggacaactaagccagttctactttataccagtttgataaaagacCCCATTAATTTAATATTCATAAAATAGTTGATACAGTTCAAAGTCTACACATTTTCAAAGGCTACACATTTTAAAAACTAGAGGTGTTCTTGATACTGAATTATGAGCAGGAACCCTTTTAGTTTACAATGGCTTAGAGTTTGGATTGTGTTTCCTGTTTTTATGGATATTTATTGAAGACTTTCAATTTTAAGAAGTGCtggaatttaatatttttaaactTATTAAATAAATTTCAAAGTTAGGTTATTTCTACTAAAATAGCAAAGGAAATATTCAAGCAAGATAGCCGTGGCACCCTCTTTGCActaaaatggatgaggtaagtacaatttatttattcatttaatcAACCCCTGAAAGGCTTTAGTATTGATTTCAGATGCCGTGACTGTTGAAGAACGCGGCATCTGAAGGATTGCTTTGCtttgctcctgtgtgcgcgcgttcacaggaaatctcgcctctcgcgagatgacgcgccggcgcgtccaggaggaa is a genomic window of Bufo bufo chromosome 1, aBufBuf1.1, whole genome shotgun sequence containing:
- the LOC121008795 gene encoding protocadherin gamma-B1-like isoform X12, with protein sequence MAGLKLQEGQLIKGLRWQVIFQFLFSWMCHSVFCQIHYSINEELRKGSIVGNFANDLQLNVKDLSSRKLHIVSDLSEKYFSINLDNGNLYIADRIDRETLCRAAADCVLTFDAVVENPLNVFNVKIDIQDINDNPPKFRHNILTLEMRELSSLGRNFVLQNAEDLDIGINSLISYKLSTNQYFALGEKVSSDGSVFPELILEKPLDRETQDKHELILTASDGGNPVQTGTALINIIITDFNDNSPVFTQDVYKVSVRENIPVNSTILQVSASDDDEGINAQITYSISTTVDNILVDSQNGEIRTWGNLDYEVRNYYEISVQAQDGGGLAAHVKVLIEITDENDNAPEITITSSSDHIPEDSNPGTVVALIKVHDRDSGENGEVQCAIKGDLPFELISSTGKFYKIITKSALDREKTSSYNITIQASDRGSPEMSSRKVIQLSISDINDNAPVFEKLMYSAFVTENNLPGASIFSIQARDMDSEDNSKITYSIMTKANKEDSLYYYISINPITGVIYAQQSFDYEKHKEFNIQIIARDSGSPSLNSSTTLKIYIVDQNDNSPIILYPSPEVDSSTFEMVPWTSEKGSLVSKVVAVDADSGHNAWLSYFLQSSEPSLFTIDQHTGEIRTSHLFQERDIMKHGIVVLVKDNGIPSHSASVTINMVIAGHFHQILPELSSQSNKEESQSNLQFYLVIALALISFLFMLTVIIAVVSKYKESKSSTTFGSMSTNLYPPVDPRFISQFNNGTLPLPYSYDVCVTLDPHDQEFAFLKPQHNVPVDSLIDADDSGIGSENLKNCPPIDNVISQQGQPNTDWRFTQAQRPGPSGTQQPTEEAGVWPNNQFETERLQAMILASANEAAEGTSALGGGANTMGLSARYGPQFTLQHVPDYRQNIYIPGTTSTLTNAAGKRDGKAGAPSGNKKKSGKKEKK